One genomic region from Salvia hispanica cultivar TCC Black 2014 chromosome 2, UniMelb_Shisp_WGS_1.0, whole genome shotgun sequence encodes:
- the LOC125207676 gene encoding growth-regulating factor 4-like isoform X1: MDFNLKHWREESEEDEHQTSTNKLPRLDSSSPAPAPALPLFVPQSQPQSNHYSTSATKHPSNRMGMGGGSYFSWAQWQELELQALIFRHIMGGGGVPAELLHLVRKSLVSSPLHYYHPSSSLAVGYWGKGGMDPEPGRCRRTDGKKWRCSRDAVASQKYCHRHMHRGKNRSRKPVEIPTPFTLSLPGPETQPAGDPTLRHFFDDWPTSLDDHAPRSATNLSISLKLGSDGGSTPQINWDGPLAEALSSSASPMTTLHSLHTTSASHASFLTS, translated from the exons ATGGATTTCAATCTGAAGCATTGGAGAGAGGAGTCAGAAGAAGATGAGCATCAAACATCAACTAATAAGCTACCAAGACTGGACTCATCATCTCCTGCACCTGCACCTGCGCTTCCCTTGTTTGTACCTCAATCTCAACCTCAATCCAACCACTACTCCACCTCTGCCACCAAGCATCCCAGTAACA GAATGGGAATGGGTGGTGGGAGCTACTTCAGTTGGGCGCAGTGGCAGGAGCTTGAGCTTCAGGCTCTCATATTCAGGCACATAATGGGCGGCGGAGGCGTTCCGGCGGAGCTCCTGCATCTTGTCAGGAAGAGCCTTGTCTCCTCTCCTCTCCATTATTaccatccttcttcttctt TGGCAGTGGGGTATTGGGGCAAAGGAGGCATGGATCCTGAGCCGGGGAGGTGCCGCCGGACCGACGGCAAGAAATGGCGTTGCTCGAGGGACGCCGTCGCCTCCCAGAAATACTGCCACCGCCACATGCACCGCGGCAAGAACCGTTCAAGAAAGCCTGTGGAAATTCCCACTCCTTTCACCCTCTCCCTCCCAGG gCCCGAGACTCAGCCCGCCGGAGATCCAACGCTCCGGCATTTCTTCGACGATTGGCCTACATCACTTGACGACCACGCCCCTCGCTCCGCTACTAACCTGTCCATCTCCTTAAAGCTTGGGAGCGATGGGGGCTCTACGCCTCAAATCAATTGGGATGGGCCACTGGCTGAGGCGTTGAGCTCGTCCGCATCACCGATGACCACTCTGCATAGCTTGCACACCACCTCTGCCTCCCACGCTAGTTTTCTTACCTCCTAA
- the LOC125207676 gene encoding growth-regulating factor 4-like isoform X2 — MDFNLKHWREESEEDEHQTSTNKLPRLDSSSPAPAPALPLFVPQSQPQSNHYSTSATKHPSNRMGMGGGSYFSWAQWQELELQALIFRHIMGGGGVPAELLHLVRKSLVSSPLHYYHPSSSLGYWGKGGMDPEPGRCRRTDGKKWRCSRDAVASQKYCHRHMHRGKNRSRKPVEIPTPFTLSLPGPETQPAGDPTLRHFFDDWPTSLDDHAPRSATNLSISLKLGSDGGSTPQINWDGPLAEALSSSASPMTTLHSLHTTSASHASFLTS; from the exons ATGGATTTCAATCTGAAGCATTGGAGAGAGGAGTCAGAAGAAGATGAGCATCAAACATCAACTAATAAGCTACCAAGACTGGACTCATCATCTCCTGCACCTGCACCTGCGCTTCCCTTGTTTGTACCTCAATCTCAACCTCAATCCAACCACTACTCCACCTCTGCCACCAAGCATCCCAGTAACA GAATGGGAATGGGTGGTGGGAGCTACTTCAGTTGGGCGCAGTGGCAGGAGCTTGAGCTTCAGGCTCTCATATTCAGGCACATAATGGGCGGCGGAGGCGTTCCGGCGGAGCTCCTGCATCTTGTCAGGAAGAGCCTTGTCTCCTCTCCTCTCCATTATTaccatccttcttcttctt TGGGGTATTGGGGCAAAGGAGGCATGGATCCTGAGCCGGGGAGGTGCCGCCGGACCGACGGCAAGAAATGGCGTTGCTCGAGGGACGCCGTCGCCTCCCAGAAATACTGCCACCGCCACATGCACCGCGGCAAGAACCGTTCAAGAAAGCCTGTGGAAATTCCCACTCCTTTCACCCTCTCCCTCCCAGG gCCCGAGACTCAGCCCGCCGGAGATCCAACGCTCCGGCATTTCTTCGACGATTGGCCTACATCACTTGACGACCACGCCCCTCGCTCCGCTACTAACCTGTCCATCTCCTTAAAGCTTGGGAGCGATGGGGGCTCTACGCCTCAAATCAATTGGGATGGGCCACTGGCTGAGGCGTTGAGCTCGTCCGCATCACCGATGACCACTCTGCATAGCTTGCACACCACCTCTGCCTCCCACGCTAGTTTTCTTACCTCCTAA